One part of the Aspergillus luchuensis IFO 4308 DNA, chromosome 5, nearly complete sequence genome encodes these proteins:
- a CDS encoding putative actin binding protein (COG:Z;~EggNog:ENOG410PJW6;~InterPro:IPR002108,IPR036028,IPR035718,IPR035719, IPR001452,IPR029006;~PFAM:PF14604,PF00241,PF07653,PF00018;~go_function: GO:0003779 - actin binding [Evidence IEA];~go_function: GO:0005515 - protein binding [Evidence IEA]), giving the protein MATLNLSANGPSISKSYQNVVNSSFAGSDTKSPTYGQWAIFSVSTPLVNAFQKESSNKESVLKVQDTGAGELADLIDEFSEGKIQFAYVKVVDPNTGLPKNVLIAWCGEGVPERTKGYFTSHLSAVSKFLHGYHVQITARSEGDLTAEGIIQKVGDSSGAKYTPGTAQQPSLTPKPPISTKPVFTPSRTAGIDLRAGGSGPQRVVRSHDDNDGWGPDAPPVTRTELEKVQPAYKPTKVDIQKLRSEPRDATAVNDAQRSEDRGDIVKGGYQPVGKVDIATIRKQAREAGNFSDDKPEPVRGAYEPVGKVDIAAIRSKVQKPNVSTADNERGSHELTNAAPSSSSERLSSLPKPKVANKFGINSAFVGTKPPLPVAPSTKPGSSTAQIGSASRTFADEGGKTPAQLWAERKAKERGQENVSAPLPSNGATAINQESEKGEWKSSYSGKTWAPVQTTNTGKSFDSDVPQPYQASDSAPTESTQIDTQTPQPSVSAIRDQFSQGPAPDSPLVRENAKNSSHSIPLPGLRVDSQDLEAPQEPVTRQELPTPPQQPRSPTPPSPERETSPIRVALPVGKGPTDVHEEQRSPPVIPIGSLQDAVPKEEELEDDVHDIGRATAQATVGDEMQEDGIKALVQYDYEKAEDNEIELKEGEYVTNIEMVDQDWWLGSNAQGDRGLFPSNYVEVVADEEPTQAASGRHEDTVESDSPVPVTKVTESPAPAPAPVPINESTATALYDYEAAEDNELSFPEGAEITNIEFPDDDWWFGEYLGKKGLFPANYVQLAK; this is encoded by the exons ATGGCGACCCTGAACTTATCGGCAAATGGACCTTCGATATCAAAGAGCTATCAGAATGTCGTGAACTCTTCTTTTGCGGGTTCTGACACAAAATCTCCTACTTATGGACAATGGGCGATCTTCTCTGTCTCTACACCACTCGTCAATGCATTCCAGAAAGAGAGTTCTAACAAAGAAAGTGTCTTGAAGGTTCAAGATACCGGAG CCGGGGAATTGGCGGATCTTATCGATGAATTTTCAGAAGGGAAAATACAGTTCGCTTATGTCAAGGTTGTAGATCCGAACACGGGTCTTCCCAAGAATGTTCTCATTGCCTGGTGCGGCGAAGGTGTTCCTGAACGGACAAAAGGATATTTTACCAGTCATTTGTCTGCCGTTTCGAAGTTTTTGCAC GGATACCATGTACAGATAACTGCTCGCTCGGAGGGAGACCTAACCGCCGAAGGAATCATACAGAAAGTTGGCGACTCATCTGGCGCAAAGTATACCCCAGGTACAGCCCAACAACCATCCTTGACACCCAAGCCGCCGATATCGACGAAGCCTGTTTTCACCCCTAGCCGAACTGCTGGCATTGATCTGAGAGCAGGGGGATCGGGCCCACAGCGGGTAGTCCGGAGCCatgatgacaatgatggCTGGGGCCCTGATGCGCCACCTGTTACTAGGACCGAACTTGAAAAGGTCCAACCAGCCTATAAGCCGACGAAGGTTGATATCCAGAAACTGAGGTCAGAGCCAAGAGATGCCACGGCCGTGAATGACGCGCAGCGTTCTGAGGATCGTGGCGATATTGTCAAAGGCGGTTACCAACCTGTTGGGAAGGTAGATATTGCCACAATCCGGAAACAGGCCCGCGAAGCAGGCAACTTTAGTGATGATAAGCCAGAGCCTGTGCGGGGTGCATATGAGCCCGTCGGAAAAGTCGACATCGCTGCAATTCGGTCCAAAGTACAGAAGCCAAACGTTTCTACAGCTGACAACGAGCGCGGCTCTCACGAATTGACTAATGCAGCGCCATCCAGCAGTTCCGAGCGTCTGAGCAGCTTACCGAAGCCGAAAGTGGCGAACAAGTTCGGTATTAATTCAGCGTTCGTGGGTACAAAACCGCCTCTGCCCGTTGCCCCTTCTACAAAGCCGGGCTCTTCTACCGCACAGATTGGCAGTGCAAGCCGTACATTTGCCGATGAAGGTGGAAAGACGCCGGCACAACTCTGGGCAGAGAGGAAAGCTAAAGAGCGTGGACAAGAGAATGTATCGGCCCCGCTACCGTCTAATGGCGCCACTGCCATCAACCAGGAAAGTGAAAAGGGGGAATGGAAGAGTTCCTATAGCGGCAAAACTTGGGCCCCGGTTCAGACCACTAACACCGGCAAGTCCTTCGATAGTGACGTTCCCCAGCCGTACCAGGCGTCAGATTCTGCTCCTACTGAGTCGACCCAAATTGATACCCAAACTCCCCAACCAAGTGTCAGTGCTATCAGGGATCAATTTTCTCAAGGCCCTGCGCCAGACTCTCCTCTGGTACGAGAAAATGCCAAGAATAGCAgccattccattcctttaCCTGGTCTGCGGGTCGATTCTCAGGACTTGGAAGCTCCTCAAGAGCCTGTAACTCGTCAAGAGCTTCCCACCCCGCCGCAACAGCCTCGatctccaaccccacccAGTCCGGAGCGCGAAACTTCCCCAATACGCGTTGCCCTACCCGTGGGTAAAGGACCTACTGATGTTCACGAGGAGCAACGCTCGCCACCTGTGATACCCATCGGAAGTCTACAAGACGCAGTGCccaaagaagaggagctggaggatgatgtgCACGACATTGGACGGGCAACGGCCCAAGCTACTGTTGGTGATGAAATGCAAGAAGATGGGATTAAAGCTCTCGTACAGTATGATTACgagaaagcagaagataaTGAGATCGAATTGAAGGAAGGCGAGTACGTTACTAATATCGAGATGGTCGATCAGGACTGGTGGTTAGGGTCGAACGCCCAGGGAGATAGAGGACTTTTCCCCAGCAATTATGTGGAGGTAGTTGCAGATGAGGAACCGACCCAGGCGGCTTCAGGACGTCACGAAGATACGGTTGAATCGGATTCTCCAGTACCTGTCACCAAAGTCACTGAatctccggctccggctccggctcccgTGCCAATCAATGAGTCTACTGCGACGGCTCTGTATGACTATGAAGCCGCTGAAGATAACGAACTCAGCTTTCCCGAGGGCGCTGAAATAACTAACATT GAATTCCCCGATGATGATTGGTGGTTTGGTGAGTACCTTGGTAAGAAGGGGCTCTTCCCAGCCAACTATGTGCAACTTGCGAAATAA